The following are encoded in a window of Thiohalobacter sp. IOR34 genomic DNA:
- a CDS encoding HAD family hydrolase — translation MGSDAIDTANTTNGRPGLHIALISVHGLIRSHDLELGRDADTGGQTLYVVELARALARHPEVARVDLLTRRIEDPELSADYARPIEPLAEGARIVRIDAGPGGYIPKEALWDHLDEFADNALEFLRAEARIPDIIHSHYADGGYVGTRLAGLLGLPLVHTGHSLGRVKRRRLLASGLSSDDIEARYNLARRIEAEEDTLAVAERVITSTYQEIEEQYELYDHYQPERMRVIPPGTNLQRFTAPRGDETDSPIAAELRRFLRDPAKPMILALSRPDPRKNLATLVAAFGESERLRAMANLVIVAGNRDDIEDMEEGAQEVLKGLLLAIDHYDLYGQIALPKHHEWGDVPVLYRLAAASGGVFVNPALTEPFGLTLIEAAASGLPVLATEDGGPIDILANCRNGRLIDPLDGEAMAEALIEMLSDRAAWQQMAANGLQGVRAHYSWEAHAQRYLDMVKPMIQRTEVPALRPTLRRAKVYHDRAIVSDLDQNLLGDPVALKLLLDVLRENRKCAAFGIATGRRLDSALKVMKQYGIPLPDVLITSGGTEIYYAPKLTTDTAWPRHIDYQWTPHVVRRALAGLPGLELQPRTEQSRFKVSYYIDPSEAPSMEELSSLLHQQGVAANVLLSFGQFLDILPVRASKGFALRHVLDRWGIPLERTLVAGGSGADEDMMRGNTLAVVVGNRHHEELSQLADIERIYFSRQAYAAGILEALDHYDFFDSCMLPQAAAAEPA, via the coding sequence TATCGAGGACCCCGAGCTGTCTGCCGACTACGCCCGTCCCATCGAACCGCTGGCCGAGGGCGCACGCATCGTGCGCATCGATGCCGGCCCCGGCGGCTACATCCCCAAGGAGGCGCTCTGGGACCACCTCGACGAATTCGCCGACAACGCCCTGGAATTCCTCCGCGCCGAGGCCAGGATTCCCGACATCATCCACAGCCACTACGCCGACGGTGGCTATGTCGGCACCCGCCTCGCCGGCCTGCTCGGCCTGCCCCTGGTTCACACCGGCCACTCCCTGGGCCGGGTCAAGCGCCGCCGCCTGCTGGCCAGCGGCCTGTCCAGCGACGACATCGAGGCACGCTACAACCTGGCCCGGCGCATCGAGGCCGAGGAAGACACCCTGGCGGTGGCCGAACGGGTCATCACCAGCACCTACCAGGAGATCGAGGAGCAATACGAACTCTACGACCACTACCAGCCGGAACGGATGCGCGTCATCCCCCCCGGCACCAATCTGCAACGCTTCACCGCACCGCGCGGCGACGAGACCGACAGCCCCATCGCCGCCGAGCTGCGACGCTTCCTGCGCGATCCCGCCAAGCCGATGATCCTGGCCCTGTCGCGGCCCGACCCGCGCAAGAACCTCGCCACCCTGGTGGCGGCCTTCGGCGAATCGGAACGGCTGCGCGCCATGGCCAACCTGGTGATCGTGGCCGGCAACCGCGACGACATCGAGGACATGGAGGAAGGCGCCCAGGAGGTGCTCAAGGGCCTGCTGCTGGCCATCGATCACTATGACCTCTATGGCCAGATCGCCCTGCCCAAGCACCACGAATGGGGCGACGTCCCCGTCCTCTACCGCCTGGCCGCCGCCTCCGGCGGCGTGTTCGTCAATCCCGCCCTGACCGAGCCCTTCGGCCTGACCCTGATCGAGGCCGCGGCCAGCGGCCTGCCGGTGCTGGCCACCGAGGACGGCGGCCCCATCGACATCCTCGCCAACTGCCGCAACGGCCGGCTGATCGATCCGCTGGACGGCGAGGCCATGGCCGAGGCCCTGATCGAGATGCTCTCCGACCGGGCCGCCTGGCAGCAGATGGCGGCCAACGGCCTGCAAGGGGTGCGCGCCCACTATTCCTGGGAGGCGCACGCCCAGCGCTACCTGGACATGGTCAAGCCGATGATCCAGCGCACCGAGGTGCCGGCGCTGCGGCCCACCCTGCGCCGCGCCAAGGTCTACCACGACCGCGCCATCGTCAGCGACCTGGACCAGAACCTGCTCGGCGATCCGGTGGCGCTGAAGCTGCTGCTCGACGTGCTGCGCGAGAACCGCAAGTGCGCCGCCTTCGGCATCGCCACCGGCCGGCGCCTGGACTCGGCGCTCAAGGTCATGAAGCAATACGGCATCCCTCTGCCCGACGTGCTGATCACCAGCGGCGGCACCGAGATCTACTACGCGCCCAAGCTGACCACCGACACCGCCTGGCCGCGGCACATCGACTACCAGTGGACGCCACACGTGGTGCGCCGCGCGCTGGCCGGGCTGCCCGGCCTCGAGCTGCAGCCGCGCACCGAGCAGAGCCGGTTCAAGGTCAGCTACTACATCGACCCCAGCGAGGCGCCCAGCATGGAGGAACTGAGCAGCCTGCTGCACCAGCAGGGCGTGGCGGCCAACGTGCTGCTGTCCTTCGGCCAGTTCCTCGACATCCTGCCAGTGCGCGCCTCCAAGGGTTTCGCCCTGCGCCACGTGCTGGACCGCTGGGGCATCCCCCTGGAACGGACCCTGGTGGCCGGCGGTTCCGGGGCCGACGAGGACATGATGCGCGGCAACACCCTGGCGGTGGTGGTCGGCAACCGCCACCACGAGGAACTCTCCCAGCTGGCCGACATCGAGCGCATCTACTTCTCCCGCCAGGCCTACGCCGCCGGCATCCTCGAAGCCCTCGACCACTACGACTTCTTCGACAGCTGCATGCTGCCCCAGGCGGCCGCTGCGGAACCCGCATGA
- a CDS encoding HAD-IIB family hydrolase: MNEPLLLCTDLDRTLLPNGVQPESPGARERFAGLAREPGITLVYVTGRHRELVQNAISSYRLPQPAYAITDVGTRIYRISDGDWQPWPEWEQEIDGDWGGLGHAELRELFRDLPDLQLQEVSKQNTHKLSFYVPLYADREALQAVMQVRLAEHGVRASLIWSIDEPAAIGLLDVLPERATKLHAIEFLAGKLGIPRQATLFAGDSGNDLPVLASALPSVLVANASPEVREAARAQAEMAGHGDALYVARGGFLGMNGNYSAGILEGLAHFHPGLATGLAETGGAAAS; the protein is encoded by the coding sequence ATGAACGAACCGCTGCTGCTCTGCACCGACCTGGACCGCACCCTGCTGCCCAATGGCGTGCAGCCCGAATCCCCCGGCGCCCGCGAGCGCTTCGCCGGGCTGGCCCGGGAACCGGGCATCACCCTGGTCTATGTCACCGGCCGTCACCGGGAACTGGTGCAGAACGCGATCAGCAGTTACCGGCTGCCCCAGCCCGCCTATGCGATCACCGACGTCGGCACCCGCATCTACCGCATCAGTGACGGCGACTGGCAACCCTGGCCGGAATGGGAGCAGGAGATCGACGGCGACTGGGGCGGCCTGGGCCATGCCGAGCTGCGCGAGCTGTTCCGCGACCTGCCCGACCTGCAATTGCAGGAGGTCAGCAAGCAGAACACCCACAAGCTCAGCTTCTACGTGCCCCTGTATGCCGACCGCGAGGCCCTGCAGGCGGTGATGCAGGTGCGGCTGGCGGAGCACGGGGTGCGCGCCAGCCTGATCTGGAGCATCGACGAACCGGCGGCCATCGGCCTGCTGGACGTGCTGCCGGAACGCGCCACCAAGCTGCACGCCATCGAGTTCCTGGCCGGCAAACTGGGCATCCCGCGACAGGCCACCCTGTTCGCCGGCGACAGCGGCAACGACCTGCCGGTGCTGGCCAGCGCCCTGCCCTCGGTGCTGGTCGCCAATGCCAGCCCCGAGGTGCGCGAGGCGGCCCGGGCCCAGGCGGAAATGGCCGGCCATGGCGACGCCCTGTACGTCGCCCGTGGCGGCTTCCTCGGCATGAACGGCAACTACAGCGCCGGCATCCTCGAGGGCCTGGCCCATTTCCACCCCGGCCTCGCCACCGGCCTGGCCGAGACGGGAGGCGCGGCGGCTTCATGA
- a CDS encoding carbohydrate kinase: protein MSTALAGRPVLFGEVLFDRFPGGETVLGGAPFNVAWHLQAFGARPLMISRIGDDPLGARIRDTMHAWGMDDSGIQLDRMHPTGTVDVHIEDGEPRFDIVQHRAWDYIDADRLPALDQTALLYHGSLVLRSQASRQALHTLLQRLDAPVFIDVNLRPPWWEADEVHERLHAARWAKLNEDELALLAPPGADLEARARALLRRHDLELLITTRGAAGALAHHRDGRRLQVSPPATDNLVDTVGAGDAFATVCILGLLHGWPLEQTLQRAQAFASAVVGIRGATPGDPDFYTPFRKDWKLT, encoded by the coding sequence ATGAGCACCGCGCTTGCAGGGCGGCCGGTGCTGTTCGGGGAAGTGCTGTTCGACCGCTTCCCCGGCGGCGAGACGGTGCTCGGTGGCGCGCCCTTCAACGTCGCCTGGCACCTGCAGGCCTTCGGCGCCCGGCCGCTGATGATCTCCCGCATCGGCGACGACCCGCTGGGTGCGCGCATCCGCGACACCATGCATGCCTGGGGCATGGACGACAGCGGCATCCAGCTCGACCGTATGCACCCCACCGGCACCGTGGACGTGCACATCGAGGACGGCGAACCGCGGTTCGACATCGTCCAGCACCGCGCCTGGGACTACATCGACGCCGACCGGCTGCCGGCCCTCGACCAGACTGCCCTGCTCTATCACGGCTCTCTGGTGCTGCGCAGCCAGGCTTCCCGCCAGGCCCTGCACACCCTCCTCCAGCGGCTCGACGCCCCGGTATTCATCGACGTCAACCTGCGCCCGCCCTGGTGGGAGGCGGATGAGGTCCACGAGCGGCTGCACGCCGCCCGCTGGGCCAAGCTCAACGAGGACGAACTGGCGCTGCTGGCACCACCCGGCGCGGATCTCGAGGCCCGCGCCAGGGCGCTGCTGCGCCGGCACGACCTGGAGCTGCTGATCACCACCCGCGGCGCCGCCGGCGCCCTGGCCCATCATCGCGACGGCCGACGGCTTCAGGTCTCGCCGCCGGCGACCGACAACCTGGTGGACACGGTCGGTGCCGGTGACGCCTTTGCGACGGTCTGCATCCTCGGTCTGCTCCACGGCTGGCCCCTGGAACAGACCCTGCAGCGGGCCCAGGCCTTCGCCAGCGCGGTGGTCGGCATCCGCGGTGCCACCCCCGGCGACCCCGACTTCTATACGCCGTTCAGAAAGGACTGGAAGCTGACGTGA
- a CDS encoding sucrose synthase, protein MQSERSNAHRVLHHFLSEDRHFLLRSDLLDGFEALCASEGGEVLRHTALAAVLQISQEAALDAQWFCLALRPRIGRWRYLRIHLETMEAEDIPVSEFLRFKERLVEGSEPAEWTLEVDLEPFSREFFKPTETRSIGRGVEFLNRRLSSRLFEEKGKGQQRMLDFLSMHAYRGRALMLNGRITSVSDLRRALRSADRLLAQHEPDTPWDRLQSELVTLGFEAGWGCDAARIRDSMQLLLDILEAPSPDALETFLGRIPMIFSLAILSPHGWFGQSQVLGRPDTGGQVVYILDQVRALEKEMTQRLSEQGLDIKPDIVVVTRLIPEAEGTSCDQRLESIAGTEYARILRVPFREPSGEVVPQWISRFEIWPWLEQFALDAERELLAELGGRPDLVIGNYSDGNLVATLLAQRLGVTQCNIAHALEKTKYLYSDLYWRENEAQYHFSAQFTADLIAMNTADFIITSTYQEIAGTDESVGQYESYAAYTLPDLYRVVYGIDPFDPKFNIVSPGADPDVYFPAADRERRLVHLQDEIGELIDGRETAEDIRGVLADPGKPLLFTMARMDRIKNITGLVEWYARDPELRQAANLLVISGHVDPGRSDDAEERDQIERMHTLMDEHGLDGEVRWLGRHLEKDLAGELYRVVADRRGAFVQPALFEAFGLTVVEAMSSGLPTFATCFGGPLEIIEDGVSGFHIDPNHGEEAARRMAGFFARCHEEPAYWDRLSAGALERVAARYTWKRYAERMMTLSRVYGFWRYVTDLERSETRRYLEMFYALQYRPLADAVRSGGTLGR, encoded by the coding sequence CTGCAGAGCGAACGCAGCAACGCCCACCGCGTGCTGCATCACTTCCTCAGCGAGGACCGGCATTTCCTGCTGCGCAGCGATCTGCTCGATGGCTTCGAGGCGCTGTGCGCCAGCGAGGGCGGCGAGGTGCTGCGCCACACGGCGCTGGCCGCCGTCCTGCAGATCAGCCAGGAGGCGGCGCTCGACGCCCAGTGGTTCTGTCTGGCGCTGCGCCCGCGCATCGGCCGCTGGAGGTACCTGCGCATCCACCTGGAGACCATGGAGGCGGAAGACATCCCGGTCAGCGAATTCCTGCGCTTCAAGGAACGCCTGGTGGAAGGCAGCGAACCTGCGGAATGGACGCTGGAGGTCGACCTGGAACCCTTCTCCCGCGAATTCTTCAAGCCCACCGAGACGCGCTCCATCGGCCGTGGCGTGGAGTTCCTCAACCGCCGCCTGTCCAGCCGGCTGTTCGAGGAAAAGGGCAAGGGCCAGCAGCGCATGCTCGACTTTCTCAGCATGCACGCCTACCGCGGCCGGGCGCTGATGCTGAACGGCAGGATCACCAGCGTCTCCGACCTGCGCCGCGCCCTGCGCAGCGCCGACCGGCTGCTCGCCCAACATGAACCCGACACCCCCTGGGACAGGCTGCAAAGCGAGCTGGTGACGCTCGGCTTCGAGGCCGGCTGGGGCTGCGACGCGGCGCGCATCCGCGACAGCATGCAGCTGCTGCTGGATATCCTCGAGGCGCCCTCGCCGGACGCCCTGGAGACCTTTCTCGGCCGCATCCCGATGATCTTCTCGCTGGCCATCCTCTCGCCGCACGGCTGGTTCGGCCAGTCACAGGTGCTCGGCCGGCCGGACACCGGGGGGCAGGTGGTCTACATCCTCGACCAGGTGCGGGCCCTGGAAAAGGAGATGACCCAGCGCCTCAGTGAACAGGGACTGGACATCAAGCCCGACATCGTGGTCGTCACCCGCCTGATTCCAGAGGCGGAGGGCACCAGCTGCGACCAGCGCCTCGAATCCATCGCCGGCACCGAGTACGCACGCATCCTGCGCGTGCCCTTCCGCGAACCCTCGGGCGAGGTGGTACCGCAATGGATCTCGCGCTTCGAGATCTGGCCCTGGCTGGAACAGTTCGCGCTGGATGCTGAACGCGAGCTGCTGGCCGAACTCGGCGGCCGCCCCGACCTGGTGATCGGCAACTACTCGGATGGCAACCTGGTCGCCACCCTGCTGGCCCAGCGCCTGGGCGTCACCCAGTGCAACATCGCCCATGCCCTGGAAAAGACCAAGTACCTCTATTCCGATCTCTACTGGCGCGAGAACGAGGCCCAGTATCACTTCTCCGCCCAGTTCACCGCGGACCTGATCGCCATGAACACCGCGGACTTCATCATCACCAGCACCTACCAGGAGATCGCCGGCACCGACGAGAGCGTCGGCCAGTATGAGAGCTATGCCGCCTACACCCTGCCCGACCTGTACCGCGTGGTGTACGGCATCGATCCCTTCGACCCCAAGTTCAACATCGTCTCCCCCGGTGCCGACCCCGACGTCTATTTCCCGGCGGCCGACCGGGAACGGCGCCTGGTGCATCTGCAGGACGAGATCGGCGAGCTGATCGACGGACGGGAGACGGCCGAGGACATCCGCGGCGTGCTCGCCGATCCGGGCAAGCCGCTGCTGTTCACCATGGCGCGCATGGACCGGATCAAGAACATCACCGGCCTGGTGGAATGGTATGCCAGGGATCCCGAACTGCGGCAGGCGGCCAATTTGCTGGTGATCTCCGGTCATGTCGACCCCGGCCGCTCGGACGATGCCGAGGAACGCGACCAGATCGAGCGCATGCATACGCTGATGGACGAACACGGCCTGGACGGCGAGGTGCGCTGGCTGGGCCGGCATCTGGAAAAGGATCTGGCCGGCGAACTGTACCGGGTGGTGGCCGACCGGCGTGGCGCCTTCGTCCAGCCGGCCCTGTTCGAGGCCTTCGGCCTGACCGTGGTGGAAGCCATGAGCAGCGGCCTGCCGACCTTCGCCACCTGTTTCGGCGGCCCGCTGGAGATCATCGAGGACGGCGTCTCCGGCTTCCACATCGACCCCAACCACGGTGAGGAAGCGGCCCGCCGCATGGCCGGGTTCTTCGCCCGCTGCCACGAGGAACCGGCCTACTGGGACCGGCTGTCGGCCGGCGCGCTGGAACGGGTCGCGGCCCGCTACACCTGGAAGCGCTATGCCGAACGGATGATGACCCTGTCGCGGGTCTATGGCTTCTGGCGCTACGTCACCGATCTGGAACGCTCCGAGACGCGCCGCTATCTGGAGATGTTCTATGCCCTGCAATACCGCCCGCTGGCCGATGCGGTACGCAGCGGCGGCACCCTGGGACGCTGA
- a CDS encoding diheme cytochrome c, which translates to MKTRLALGLAGIAMAAAGFTGIALGDDDDEGFFRRSWGAAAPPGVAVVDNRLYREECGSCHMAYPPGLLPAPSWERLMAALDDHFGENAELPERERTIILNYLLDAAAGRSNYRVSNKMLRGMKEPPLRISELPYFRHEHREIPQRLVSGNSRVRSLSNCDACHTRADQGSFSEHEIHIPGYGRYQD; encoded by the coding sequence ATGAAAACCAGATTGGCACTGGGCCTGGCCGGCATCGCCATGGCCGCCGCGGGTTTCACCGGCATTGCGCTGGGAGACGATGACGACGAGGGTTTCTTCCGCCGGTCCTGGGGCGCTGCCGCCCCTCCCGGGGTGGCGGTGGTGGACAACCGCCTCTATCGGGAGGAGTGTGGAAGCTGCCACATGGCCTATCCCCCCGGGCTGCTACCCGCGCCTTCCTGGGAGCGGCTGATGGCGGCACTCGACGACCACTTTGGCGAGAATGCCGAACTGCCGGAGAGGGAGCGGACGATCATCCTGAACTATCTGCTCGATGCCGCCGCCGGGCGCAGCAACTACCGCGTCAGCAACAAGATGCTGCGCGGCATGAAGGAGCCACCGCTGCGGATCAGCGAGCTGCCCTACTTCCGCCACGAGCATCGCGAGATACCGCAGCGCCTGGTCAGCGGCAATTCCAGGGTGCGCTCGTTGAGCAACTGCGACGCCTGCCATACCCGGGCCGATCAGGGTTCCTTCAGCGAGCATGAGATCCATATCCCCGGCTATGGCCGCTACCAGGACTGA
- a CDS encoding DUF1924 domain-containing protein, translated as MMQKPIRTTRAGVLAALLLASLLPGTGRADAVGELLDAYRAQGAAAFSASRGETLWMQRQVDAGSGTPRSCTSCHSRDLRSKGRHARTGKLIEPMAPSVNPQRLTDRRKIEKWFRRNCKWTLGRLCTPQEKGDILSYLSRL; from the coding sequence ATGATGCAGAAACCAATTCGGACGACCAGGGCCGGGGTGCTTGCCGCCCTGCTGCTCGCCAGCCTGCTGCCGGGTACCGGCCGGGCCGACGCCGTCGGCGAGCTGCTCGACGCATACCGTGCCCAGGGCGCAGCGGCGTTCAGCGCCAGCCGGGGCGAGACGCTGTGGATGCAGCGTCAGGTCGATGCCGGGAGCGGCACGCCTCGTTCCTGCACCAGTTGCCACAGCCGGGACCTGCGCAGCAAGGGCCGGCACGCGCGCACCGGCAAGCTGATCGAACCCATGGCGCCCTCGGTCAATCCGCAGCGGCTGACCGATCGCCGCAAGATCGAAAAGTGGTTCCGCCGCAACTGCAAGTGGACCCTCGGGCGGCTGTGCACGCCGCAGGAGAAGGGCGACATCCTGAGTTATCTGTCCCGGCTATAG
- a CDS encoding cytochrome b/b6 domain-containing protein, with translation MQIRVWDAPLRLFHWALAASFTLAWLLRSDQTLHLHLLAGYLFSALLLFRLLWGVIGGRHARFRDFLYGPGAVLDYLKALLRGRARRHPGHNPAGSWAVFAMLGLGILIGITGLLTLARILHQGFDAQGEAGKAAWVIVRKVIAVAMA, from the coding sequence ATGCAGATCCGGGTCTGGGATGCGCCGCTGAGGTTGTTCCACTGGGCGCTGGCGGCCAGCTTCACCCTGGCCTGGCTGCTGCGCAGCGACCAGACCCTGCACCTGCACCTGCTCGCCGGTTATCTCTTCAGCGCTCTGCTGCTGTTCCGCCTGCTGTGGGGCGTCATCGGCGGCCGCCATGCCCGCTTCCGGGACTTCCTCTACGGCCCGGGTGCCGTGCTGGACTATCTCAAGGCCTTGCTGCGGGGGCGCGCCCGGCGTCATCCGGGACACAACCCGGCCGGGAGCTGGGCGGTGTTCGCCATGCTGGGGCTCGGCATCCTGATCGGCATCACCGGCCTCCTGACCCTAGCCCGGATATTGCACCAAGGATTCGATGCTCAGGGCGAGGCTGGCAAAGCAGCTTGGGTGATCGTCCGAAAAGTCATAGCCGTTGCTATGGCTTGA
- a CDS encoding cytochrome b/b6 domain-containing protein: MTDNDTQQIRVWDPLIRLFHWTLVIGFLVAYLSGDELLQIHLYAGYLITGLLVFRIVWGFIGSRHARFADFIYPPREIVAYLKSLGSGRPKRYLGHNPAGGVMVILLLLGLGLTVGTGLLMDDAAAVQAEGAALHTAAADQGRLIRVDADDDDDEAFGKEGGMAHEVLEELHEFFANFTLFLVFLHIAGVIVSSRLHGENLVRAMITGNKPAEPGA; encoded by the coding sequence ATGACTGACAACGACACGCAACAGATCAGGGTGTGGGATCCGCTGATCCGGCTGTTCCACTGGACGCTGGTCATCGGCTTCCTGGTGGCCTACCTGAGCGGCGACGAGCTGCTCCAGATCCATCTCTATGCTGGCTATCTGATCACCGGCCTGCTGGTGTTCCGCATTGTCTGGGGGTTCATCGGCAGTCGGCACGCCCGTTTCGCCGATTTCATCTACCCGCCGCGGGAGATCGTCGCCTATCTGAAATCACTGGGCTCTGGCCGGCCGAAGCGCTACCTGGGGCACAACCCCGCCGGCGGGGTGATGGTCATCCTGCTGCTGCTCGGCCTGGGACTTACCGTGGGCACCGGGCTGCTCATGGACGATGCGGCCGCCGTGCAGGCCGAAGGCGCCGCCCTGCACACGGCCGCCGCCGATCAGGGGCGGCTGATCCGCGTCGACGCGGACGACGATGACGACGAGGCGTTCGGGAAAGAGGGCGGCATGGCGCATGAGGTCCTGGAGGAACTGCACGAGTTCTTCGCCAACTTCACGCTGTTCCTGGTCTTCCTGCACATCGCCGGCGTCATCGTCAGCAGTCGGTTGCACGGCGAGAACCTGGTGCGGGCCATGATCACCGGCAACAAGCCGGCCGAACCCGGCGCCTGA
- a CDS encoding PepSY domain-containing protein — protein sequence MRTSLLLAAALAALLLGLAALWLTRENDAEHGPDEGRPAAGHGIPASGDSGPLPLQELVRRLHLPPDTRILEIERKQGDGRLLYEIELLTPDQRVYELLVDPRSGEVLEQEEEEDGDAFAAGGR from the coding sequence ATGAGAACCTCGCTGCTGCTTGCAGCCGCACTTGCCGCCCTGCTGCTGGGCCTGGCCGCCCTGTGGCTCACGAGAGAGAACGACGCGGAGCATGGGCCGGACGAAGGGAGGCCGGCCGCCGGCCACGGCATTCCCGCCAGTGGCGACAGCGGCCCTCTGCCCCTGCAGGAACTCGTCCGGCGGCTGCACCTGCCGCCGGATACCCGTATTCTGGAGATCGAGCGCAAGCAAGGTGACGGACGACTGCTCTACGAAATAGAACTGCTCACCCCGGACCAGCGGGTGTACGAGCTCCTCGTCGATCCCCGCTCGGGCGAGGTGCTGGAACAGGAAGAAGAAGAGGACGGCGATGCGTTTGCTGCTGGTGGAAGATGA
- a CDS encoding response regulator transcription factor — protein MRLLLVEDDRALVEGLLPELRQAGYAVDLAADGREALYLGENEQYDIVVLDLGLPLMGGLDVLERWRQGGMTAPVLILTARDSWREKVAGLKAGADDYLTKPFYQEELLARLQALLRRSHGRVDNQLRVGDLTLDEEHQRVRTADGRAIELTGTEFRLLRYFMMNAGKLLSKTRLTEHVYEQDFDRDSNLIEVYVRRLREKIGRERIETRRGQGYVFKG, from the coding sequence ATGCGTTTGCTGCTGGTGGAAGATGACAGGGCGCTGGTCGAGGGGCTGTTGCCGGAACTGCGCCAGGCCGGCTATGCGGTGGATCTGGCGGCAGACGGCCGGGAGGCGCTGTACCTGGGCGAGAACGAGCAGTACGACATCGTGGTGCTCGACCTGGGACTGCCGCTGATGGGCGGACTGGACGTCCTGGAACGTTGGCGCCAGGGCGGCATGACGGCCCCGGTATTGATCCTCACCGCCCGCGACAGCTGGCGCGAGAAGGTTGCCGGCCTGAAGGCCGGTGCCGACGACTACCTCACCAAACCCTTCTACCAGGAGGAGCTGCTGGCCCGGCTCCAGGCCCTGCTGCGGCGCAGTCACGGCCGGGTCGACAACCAGCTCCGGGTCGGCGACCTGACGCTGGACGAGGAACACCAGCGGGTGAGGACGGCCGACGGCCGCGCCATCGAGCTGACCGGCACCGAGTTTCGCCTGCTGCGCTACTTCATGATGAACGCCGGCAAACTGCTCTCCAAGACCCGGCTGACCGAACACGTCTACGAGCAGGACTTCGACCGCGACAGCAACCTGATCGAGGTCTACGTGCGTCGCCTGCGGGAGAAGATCGGCAGGGAACGCATCGAGACCCGCCGCGGGCAGGGCTATGTCTTCAAGGGCTGA
- a CDS encoding sensor histidine kinase: protein MSSRAERPVSLERTLSWLLGLLLLLVLVVLLGIAAWIGRESAIQFALTRLQHDAEAIIGGLDMSQHRIVRALPPIYQQPLSGHYYLVRFDDGVERLSRSLWNDPRIISVQELPAGSHRLAPGPRNQQLLIWQNAYEKDGRRFTLVIAEDVAPLLSAIRRFLWIGLGASLAAVLLMLLLQRLVIRRAFARLDAAREEVRAVRSGRLDRLHTDVPAEVLPLVEELNQLLEAWKQQQARSHNALGNLAHALKAPLQLILRYGEANQDARIVEQARRMQQLIEQELKRARISGKATGGQHFQPQQDIGDLVDTIRTLYHHKALEIESRIEAPASLPLAQNDMLELLGNLLDNAAKWAERKIRIGLYSNGSLSLTVEDDGPGIDPALHEELLARGSRLDENRPGHGLGLAIVRDIVELYGGSLALDRSPGLNGLRVRVTLPLG, encoded by the coding sequence ATGTCTTCAAGGGCTGAACGGCCGGTCTCCCTGGAACGCACGCTCAGCTGGCTGCTGGGCCTGCTGCTGTTGCTGGTGCTGGTGGTACTGCTGGGCATCGCCGCCTGGATCGGCCGCGAGAGCGCCATCCAGTTCGCCCTCACCCGGCTGCAGCACGATGCCGAGGCCATCATCGGCGGCCTGGACATGAGCCAACACCGGATCGTCCGCGCCCTGCCACCGATCTACCAGCAACCGCTGTCCGGCCACTATTACCTGGTCCGCTTCGACGATGGCGTGGAACGCCTGTCCCGCTCGCTGTGGAACGATCCCCGGATCATCAGCGTACAGGAGCTGCCGGCCGGCAGCCATCGGCTCGCGCCCGGCCCGCGCAACCAGCAACTGCTGATCTGGCAGAACGCCTACGAAAAGGACGGCCGGCGCTTCACCCTCGTCATCGCCGAGGACGTGGCGCCGCTGCTGTCCGCCATCCGCCGCTTCCTGTGGATCGGACTCGGCGCCTCGCTCGCCGCCGTGCTGCTGATGCTGTTGCTGCAGCGGCTGGTCATTCGCCGTGCCTTCGCCCGCCTCGATGCCGCCCGCGAGGAAGTGCGGGCGGTCAGGAGCGGCCGCCTCGACAGGCTGCATACCGACGTGCCGGCCGAGGTCCTGCCGCTGGTCGAGGAGCTCAACCAGCTGCTGGAGGCCTGGAAACAGCAGCAGGCACGATCGCACAACGCCCTGGGCAATCTGGCCCATGCCCTCAAGGCACCGCTGCAACTGATCCTCCGTTACGGCGAGGCCAATCAGGATGCGCGCATCGTGGAACAGGCCCGGCGCATGCAGCAGCTGATCGAGCAGGAACTGAAACGGGCACGCATCAGCGGCAAGGCCACCGGAGGGCAGCATTTCCAGCCGCAACAGGATATCGGCGACCTGGTGGATACCATCCGCACCCTCTACCACCACAAGGCGCTGGAGATCGAGAGCCGGATCGAGGCCCCCGCCTCCCTGCCCCTTGCCCAGAACGACATGCTCGAACTGCTGGGCAACCTGCTCGACAACGCGGCGAAATGGGCCGAGCGGAAGATCCGCATCGGGCTGTACTCGAACGGCAGCCTGAGCCTGACCGTGGAAGACGACGGCCCGGGCATCGATCCGGCCTTGCACGAGGAACTGCTGGCCCGCGGCAGCCGCCTGGACGAGAACCGGCCGGGTCATGGCCTGGGCCTGGCCATCGTCCGCGACATCGTCGAGCTGTACGGCGGCAGCCTGGCGCTGGACCGCTCACCCGGGCTGAACGGCCTGCGGGTGCGGGTGACCCTGCCGCTGGGCTAA